One Agelaius phoeniceus isolate bAgePho1 chromosome 7, bAgePho1.hap1, whole genome shotgun sequence DNA segment encodes these proteins:
- the CTLA4 gene encoding cytotoxic T-lymphocyte protein 4 has product MLSILVTVGFLCTATATAEVMEVTQPAIVLANRQGVASLVCKYKNIGNAKEIRVTLLKQTGDQTTEICASSYTTEFETFFVKKIIQCHVTPGQNNVTLTLAGLQANDTGLYICKMERMYPPPYFMNKGNGTHLYVIDPEPCPDTAIYLWVLGATASGLFLYSVIISAVLVGKAIKRRRCLTTGVYVKMPSEKLEKKVIPFHITVNCNKEGEKPFPSWDAVSANSFQLKK; this is encoded by the exons atgcTCTCAATATTGGTCACCGTGGGCTTTCTctgcacagccactgccactgcTGAAG TAATGGAAGTGACTCAGCCAGCAATTGTGCTGGCCAACAGGCAAGGAGTTGCCAGCTTGGTGTGTAAATACAAGAACATCGGGAATGCAAAGGAAATTCGAGTGACTTTGCTTAAACAGACTGGTGACCAGACCACAGAAATCTGTGCTTCATCATACACCACGGAGTTCGAAACATTCTTTGTGAAAAAGATCATTCAGTGCCATGTTACCCCGGGCCAAAACAATGTGACCCTCACGCTGGCTGGCCTGCAAGCAAATGACACCGGGCTTTACATTTGCAAGATGGAGCGGATGTACCCTCCACCCTACTTCATGAACAAGGGGAACGGCACACATCTCTATGTCATTG ATCCAGAACCTTGTCCAGACACTGCCATATACCTCTGGGTATTAGGAGCTACTGCCTCAGGACTTTTTCTTTACAGTGTCATCATCTCAGCCGTTCTTGTGGGCAAAGCG ATAAAGAGAAGACGATGTCTCACTACTGGAGTCTATGTGAAAATGCCTTCTGAAAAGCTAGAGAAAAAAGTGATTCCATTCCACATCACTGTTAACTGTAACAAGGAAGGAGAGAAACCATTTCCTAGCTGGGATGCAGTGTCTGCTAATTCATTTCagttaaagaaataa